The DNA region GGTCTCACAAGCTAACTCACCATTACCAGAGACGGACGACGAACCTTCCGTAGTGCCAACACCTACTGCTGATATGGCCCCCTGTAGCAACACCCGCCATTCCAGTCGCCACATCTGTGGCAGGTCCCGTCGCCACAACACCAATCGGCCCTAACCCAACTTCCGTGGCCGCTAGTGCCATCGTGGCAAAACCCGGCGCGGAAACCCCACACTTGTCCTTTTTCATGCACGACATCCTGGGAGGATCCCACCCATCAATCAGAGTGGTGACCGGCCTCGTAGCCACAACAGTCCTCAACGTTGCATTCTCCAAACCCAACAACAATATCTTTCCCGTCAGCGGTGGGCCCCCCTAAccaacaacaacatcaacagCTTCCTCAATAACAACAAGAACAACATCCCTAACATCGCCGGCCTCAGCGGCCTCACCAACTCCCAGTCCAACACGGTCATCCAGAATAGCGGCAACAACAACATTGTCAACGATGGCAGCAACCAACCCTTCGTCACTGCCGGCCAGCTCCCTAACGGAGCTACCCTCAAGAAGCTCATGTTCGGATCTGTGACTGTGATCGATGACAACCTGACCGAAGGACACGAGTTGGGCTCTGCCGTGCTCGGCAAGGCACAGGGTTTCTACTTAGTTAGTTCGCTGGACGGGAACAGCCACACCATGGCATTTACTGTGTTACTGCACGCAGGTGAACATGATGTGGAGGACACCATTAGCCTCTTTGGGGTCCACCGTACAGCGTCGCCGGTGTCCCACATTGTTGTGATCGGTGGGACTGGGAAGTACGAGAATGCGAACGGGTACACCGCCATTGAGAGCCTGCATCAGGAGGACCAGTACACGACTGATGGGGTGGATACTATTATGCAGATCGGCCTTTACCTTTCTGAATAGA from Malus domestica chromosome 01, GDT2T_hap1 includes:
- the LOC103433455 gene encoding LOW QUALITY PROTEIN: dirigent protein 9 (The sequence of the model RefSeq protein was modified relative to this genomic sequence to represent the inferred CDS: inserted 1 base in 1 codon): MAKTIRPLKATLYILLVAITLGFSSSARILDEVKPDESNPLPTTVPAMNPLPSGQIPAVAPTTITVDDTVDDADSPIPETDDTPPKAECQHLLLIWPPVATPAIPVATSVAGPVATTPIGPNPTSVAASAIVAKPGAETPHLSFFMHDILGGSHPSIRVVTGLVATTVLNVAFSKPNNNIFPVSGGXPLTNNNINSFLNNNKNNIPNIAGLSGLTNSQSNTVIQNSGNNNIVNDGSNQPFVTAGQLPNGATLKKLMFGSVTVIDDNLTEGHELGSAVLGKAQGFYLVSSLDGNSHTMAFTVLLHAGEHDVEDTISLFGVHRTASPVSHIVVIGGTGKYENANGYTAIESLHQEDQYTTDGVDTIMQIGLYLSE